A single Phoenix dactylifera cultivar Barhee BC4 chromosome 1, palm_55x_up_171113_PBpolish2nd_filt_p, whole genome shotgun sequence DNA region contains:
- the LOC103707431 gene encoding F-box/FBD/LRR-repeat protein At1g13570-like, which yields MINMKKSKSERRVRPALNLDMISILPKDILDKILVRLPLRDAIRTSSLSRTWRHAWASMPALMFIDDSIPSNNLDAKFLLFVDRVLLLHNGPILKFHLSSNRCSHVAIDPWIVVLSRNGIQELVLDLGYEERYKVPSTLFFCQELKHVELSHCIIELPQMFKGFSLLSTLKLSRTTLTDKGLENLVSSCPVLENLSLTNFNGCTHLKIHAPKLQVLMIIGFFEDLHLGTPNLVVANIVLDGEAHQYDVAGGTKSNLIQALGSIPAIEKLEIREYFLVYLAVGSLPEKLPTTFNCLRKLTLDINLEVLEETMTALCLFQNAPNLEELELWPAFEETPVVPVGKFWKLKMHQRFPFKHLRNVCLNSFADLEAHFEFVKFVLNTAPMLKKMTLRSHDCPEESKVLRKLLQFPRASKEVEVIYV from the exons ATGATAAATATGAAGAAATCAAAATCTGAAAGGAGGGTTCGTCCTGCTTTAAATCTTGATATGATCAGCATTCTGCCAAAAGATATTCTAGACAAAATTCTCGTGCGTTTACCATTAAGGGATGCCATTCGGACAAGCTCCTTATCAAGGACGTGGAGGCATGCATGGGCCTCAATGCCAGCATTGATGTTTATTGATGACTCTATTCCATCTAATAATTTGGATGCCAAGTTTCTCTTGTTTGTTGATCGAGTTCTCTTACTCCATAATGGCCCAATCCTGAAGTTTCATCTTTCGAGTAATCGATGTTCCCATGTGGCTATTGATCCATGGATAGTTGTCTTATCAAGAAATGGTATTCAAGAGCTTGTCCTCGATTTAGGCTATGAGGAGAGGTACAAGGTTCCTTCTACTCTATTCTTTTGCCAAGAATTGAAACATGTGGAGCTGTCTCATTGTATAATTGAACTCCCGCAAATGTTCAAAGGTTTTAGCTTGCTAAGTACTCTGAAACTCAGCCGAACTACACTCACTGACAAGGGATTAGAGAACTTGGTTTCAAGCTGCCCAGTTTTGGAGAATTTGTCGCTAACAAACTTCAACGGGTGTACTCATCTCAAGATTCATGCGCCAAAACTCCAAGTACTAATGATTATTGGTTTCTTTGAAGATCTCCATCTAGGAACTCCAAATTTAGTTGTTGCAAATATTGTACTAGATGGAGAAGCTCACCAATATGATGTAGCAGGTGGAACCAAAAGCAATCTGATCCAGGCTCTTGGTTCTATACCTGCGATTGAAAAGCTTGAGATACGTGAATACTTCTTAGTG TATTTGGCTGTTGGATCTTTGCCAGAAAAGCTCCCCACGACATTCAATTGTTTAAGGAAACTCACACTGGACATAAATCTTGAAGTTCTAGAGGAGACAATGACGGCGCTTTGCTTGTTCCAGAATGCGCCTAACTTAGAAGAACTTGAGTTATGG CCAGCATTCGAAGAAACTCCAGTCGTACCTGTTGGAAAATTTTGGAAATTGAAAATGCACCAGAGATTTCCATTCAAGCACCTTCGAAATGTGTGCCTCAATTCTTTTGCGGACTTGGAAGCTCACTTTGAATTTGTGAAATTTGTACTCAACACTGCACCAATGCTTAAAAAAATGACTTTAAGAAGTCATGATTGCCCGGAAGAGTCAAAAGTCCTCAGGAAGTTGCTGCAGTTTCCAAGAGCATCAAAGGAGGTTGAAGTCATATATGTATGA
- the LOC103707433 gene encoding enhancer of rudimentary homolog, which produces MANRHTIILMQTSQNRATRTFMDYNSISQAMDGICGLYERKLKDLNPTIGNITYDITDLYNFIDGLTDLSALVYEHSIQAFLPYDRQWIKQRIFQHLKKLASR; this is translated from the exons GCTAACAGGCACACAATTATTCTAATGCAGACATCTCAAAACAGGGCAACTAGAACGTTTATGGATTATAATTCGATTAGTCAAGCTATGGATG GAATCTGTGGCTTGTATGAGAGGAAACTGAAGGATCTTAATCCAACAATTGGAAATATCACTTATGACATCACCGATCTTTACAACTTCATAGATGGGCTAACCGATCTTAGTGCATTGGT GTATGAACACTCAATTCAAGCTTTTCTTCCATACGACCGACAGTGGATAAAACAACGAATATTCCAACACCTGAAGAAATTGGCTTCCCGTTAA